The following coding sequences lie in one Tichowtungia aerotolerans genomic window:
- a CDS encoding IS3 family transposase (programmed frameshift): MKRKRYTEEQIVYALKQAENGEKIAELCRSMGVSEATFYNWRKKYKGLGVSEVRELRMLRDENRKLKQLVADLSLDKHILQEVIAKKALKPARKRELAEGACDAYGLSGRRACGLFELSRTTFFYKAKPRDDEALRLRIKELAAKRVRFGYRRIHVLLRREGWEINHKRVYRVYMEENLAVRTKPRKKLANRPRVPLEQAAGPNEQWSMDFVMDRTEDGRHFRILTVVDNFSRECLALYADRSITGEKVASCLNGVANQRGYPKSIRVDNGSEFYSRSMDAWTYHHEVAMEFIRPGKPTENGYIESFNGKLRDECLNVELFFGVDDARDKLAAWKKDYNEQRPHKSLDNKTPTEYIGAWMEASALPSLLRRREGTQRTQQLLEAVF, encoded by the exons ATGAAGCGGAAGAGATACACAGAGGAACAGATCGTATATGCCCTGAAGCAGGCGGAGAACGGCGAGAAGATAGCCGAACTATGCCGGTCGATGGGAGTCAGTGAGGCCACGTTTTACAACTGGCGCAAGAAGTACAAGGGGCTTGGAGTAAGCGAGGTGCGGGAGTTACGCATGTTACGTGATGAAAACCGCAAGTTGAAGCAGCTCGTAGCCGACCTGAGTCTGGACAAGCACATCTTGCAGGAGGTCATTGCAA AAAAAGCTCTGAAGCCTGCACGGAAGCGCGAACTGGCCGAGGGGGCATGTGATGCATACGGACTCTCGGGCCGCCGGGCGTGCGGGCTTTTTGAGTTAAGCCGGACCACCTTTTTCTACAAAGCGAAGCCTCGGGACGATGAGGCGCTTCGTCTGCGGATTAAGGAACTGGCCGCTAAACGTGTCCGGTTCGGTTACCGGCGCATTCATGTTCTGTTGCGCCGGGAAGGATGGGAGATTAATCACAAAAGAGTCTATCGGGTCTACATGGAGGAAAACCTTGCCGTTCGCACGAAACCCCGTAAAAAGTTGGCGAACCGGCCTCGTGTTCCTCTTGAGCAGGCTGCCGGGCCCAACGAGCAATGGAGTATGGACTTTGTGATGGATCGCACCGAGGACGGGCGTCACTTCAGGATACTGACGGTAGTCGATAACTTTAGTCGGGAATGCCTGGCGCTATATGCTGACCGATCCATCACCGGTGAAAAGGTCGCGTCTTGTCTGAACGGAGTGGCTAATCAACGCGGTTATCCCAAAAGCATTCGTGTGGACAACGGAAGCGAGTTTTACTCCAGGTCGATGGATGCCTGGACATATCATCATGAGGTCGCCATGGAGTTTATCCGACCGGGTAAGCCGACCGAAAATGGATACATCGAAAGCTTCAACGGAAAGTTGAGGGATGAATGTTTGAATGTGGAGCTTTTCTTCGGAGTGGACGATGCCCGTGATAAACTCGCAGCATGGAAAAAAGATTACAATGAGCAGCGACCGCATAAGTCGCTTGATAACAAGACTCCGACGGAATATATAGGTGCGTGGATGGAGGCGTCCGCGCTTCCCTCCCTCCTCCGGAGGAGGGAGGGAACCCAGAGAACACAGCAACTATTAGAAGCCGTATTTTAG
- the purN gene encoding phosphoribosylglycinamide formyltransferase yields MLNIAVFGSGSGSNYQAIAEAIEKGQLNAQIACVFADNQDAFILERARKFGHPAIYLDCAPFKSKLDGEAEQRAIGMIKEHGGDFIALAGFMRIVKPGLLRAFAGRIVNIHPSLLPNFPGLHAGKQALEAGATETGCTVHFVDEGIDTGPVIIQKRVEILPNDTEETLMNRIHEQEHIAYPEALRRIANGDL; encoded by the coding sequence ATGCTGAACATTGCAGTTTTCGGTTCCGGCTCCGGATCCAACTATCAGGCTATTGCCGAGGCCATTGAAAAAGGTCAACTCAACGCACAAATCGCCTGCGTTTTTGCAGACAACCAAGACGCATTCATTCTGGAGCGCGCAAGGAAATTCGGACACCCGGCAATCTATCTGGACTGCGCGCCATTCAAATCCAAACTCGATGGAGAAGCGGAACAGCGAGCCATTGGCATGATTAAAGAGCACGGCGGCGACTTTATCGCTCTGGCCGGCTTCATGCGCATTGTCAAACCGGGACTGCTGCGCGCTTTCGCCGGGCGCATCGTCAACATTCACCCCTCTTTGCTCCCGAACTTCCCTGGACTGCACGCCGGAAAACAGGCGCTGGAAGCCGGTGCAACAGAAACCGGGTGCACTGTCCATTTCGTCGACGAAGGCATCGATACCGGGCCGGTTATTATTCAAAAGCGGGTCGAGATATTACCGAACGACACCGAAGAAACGCTCATGAACCGCATCCATGAGCAGGAACACATTGCCTATCCGGAAGCCCTCCGCCGCATTGCCAACGGAGATCTTTAA
- a CDS encoding BatD family protein translates to MKLKTRNWNLGIFVVLSALQAWAADVTLSVNPPIISLGETAQVKVEVRNAKRPGAPSFPQVDGLRFSGTGQSSNTSIINGKVDKSVSYTTTVYPQKTGEFQIGPFSYKVDGEVKQLAGQLKVVATSGDTSTAQSWNDVVFAKLTADREKVYVQEPFELTLSIYSRTDVQLAGNINLQGLPETGLSDVAWEEIPDRRREQIDGVLYDVRHFKTPMRAMGSGEFRFAPVVTVQVAAPQQRRSRDPFGFGLFDRVQTIPVELPVEEVAVNVLPLPGTGRPDGFSGAVGRFNFHVEADPIEVAPGDPVTLKMTIVGEGNYDRIQPPALPVNAPFRLFGDAIREQGKNGVRFEQVISPRDADVTEIPSIDFSFFDSGNETYRTISSPPIPITVLASSNNTAQLFVAKDSVVAAPADTPFATESDLQRITKWVRKQWELIRPWLWTLPAALGIGGILFIIQKVYHWRRKDTAWVRRQQAPKAARKAFRNATEAIHKNDTAAFYEALADAFTSYFGNRLNLPPGDVTPTVVLQALTQANVETEQAKSLFHQVEAARYGLSVSEHSADEMKNLKGDLERLLKAVEKTKL, encoded by the coding sequence TTGAAACTGAAAACCCGAAACTGGAACCTTGGCATATTCGTTGTGCTGTCAGCCCTTCAGGCATGGGCCGCGGATGTGACACTGTCTGTGAATCCGCCGATTATTTCTCTGGGCGAGACCGCGCAGGTGAAAGTGGAGGTCCGCAATGCAAAACGGCCCGGAGCGCCGAGCTTTCCCCAGGTAGACGGCCTTCGGTTCTCCGGCACCGGACAATCCAGCAATACCAGCATTATCAATGGCAAGGTCGATAAATCCGTTTCATACACGACAACCGTCTACCCCCAGAAAACCGGAGAGTTTCAGATTGGGCCTTTCAGCTACAAGGTGGACGGCGAAGTGAAACAGCTGGCCGGACAGCTTAAAGTGGTTGCCACATCCGGAGACACCTCAACGGCACAAAGCTGGAATGACGTTGTTTTTGCAAAACTAACCGCCGACCGCGAAAAAGTATATGTGCAGGAACCCTTTGAACTGACGCTGTCAATTTATTCCCGCACAGACGTCCAGCTGGCAGGGAACATCAACCTTCAGGGACTTCCGGAAACAGGGCTTTCCGACGTGGCATGGGAAGAAATCCCAGATCGCCGCCGGGAACAGATCGACGGAGTCCTTTATGATGTGCGCCACTTCAAAACCCCGATGCGCGCCATGGGTTCCGGTGAATTCAGGTTTGCTCCAGTCGTTACCGTACAGGTAGCTGCTCCGCAGCAGCGGCGCAGCCGCGATCCGTTCGGGTTCGGGTTGTTTGATCGAGTCCAAACGATTCCGGTTGAACTGCCGGTCGAAGAGGTCGCCGTCAACGTTCTGCCGCTCCCGGGCACCGGAAGACCGGACGGTTTCAGCGGTGCGGTTGGTCGCTTCAATTTTCACGTTGAGGCCGATCCGATCGAAGTTGCCCCCGGAGATCCGGTGACCCTGAAAATGACCATCGTGGGCGAAGGAAACTATGATCGCATCCAGCCGCCTGCCCTGCCGGTCAATGCCCCGTTCCGCCTGTTCGGCGACGCCATCCGCGAACAGGGAAAAAACGGTGTTCGCTTTGAACAGGTTATTTCGCCGCGCGACGCCGATGTCACTGAAATTCCGTCCATTGATTTTTCTTTTTTCGACAGCGGCAACGAAACATACCGCACCATCAGCAGCCCGCCGATTCCGATCACGGTGCTTGCATCGTCCAACAATACGGCCCAGCTGTTTGTTGCTAAAGACAGCGTTGTCGCCGCACCGGCCGACACACCGTTTGCCACCGAAAGCGACCTCCAGCGCATCACAAAATGGGTTCGGAAACAATGGGAACTGATTCGCCCATGGCTATGGACCCTGCCGGCCGCACTGGGGATCGGAGGGATCCTCTTCATCATCCAGAAAGTCTACCACTGGCGCCGCAAAGATACCGCATGGGTTCGCCGGCAGCAGGCCCCGAAAGCTGCCCGAAAAGCATTCAGGAACGCAACGGAAGCGATTCATAAGAATGATACCGCAGCGTTTTATGAAGCTCTGGCAGATGCATTTACTTCGTATTTCGGCAACCGGCTGAACCTGCCACCGGGCGATGTGACCCCGACCGTCGTTCTTCAGGCACTCACACAGGCCAACGTTGAAACAGAACAGGCCAAATCGCTGTTTCATCAGGTGGAAGCCGCCCGGTACGGATTATCTGTTTCCGAGCACTCCGCAGATGAAATGAAAAATTTAAAAGGCGACCTCGAGCGGTTACTGAAAGCGGTTGAAAAAACAAAGCTTTAA
- a CDS encoding VWA domain-containing protein, with protein MRFAAPEFFKWLLLALPLMVLLVVLHRQRKRKLACLISSNVWKTVIPGFSTKSARRRTVLRVLALLCVGLALTRPQWGFKWEEVRHRGLDILVVLDTSKSMLATDIRPNRLKQAQWAVRDFIRQLKGDRIGLVAFAGSSFLQCPATIDYAAFTMMLDDIYAGIIPRGGTAIAQALETAADSFEKGSEADKVIILITDGEDHEGDPEKMAEKLKSEKIRLYSIGVGTPQGELIPAEGGGYIKDSQGRVVKSTINETLLEQLARETGGFYVRSAPGDFGLDRIYKLGISNLQRDEQDTRLAKVYEERFSWFVAAALILLFSEALIAGKAK; from the coding sequence ATGAGATTTGCCGCTCCAGAGTTTTTTAAATGGCTGCTGCTCGCGCTGCCGCTGATGGTTCTGCTGGTCGTTCTCCACCGGCAAAGAAAACGCAAGCTTGCTTGCCTGATTTCTTCCAATGTTTGGAAGACCGTCATTCCCGGCTTCAGTACAAAATCGGCACGGCGGCGCACGGTCCTGCGCGTACTGGCGCTGCTGTGTGTCGGGTTGGCACTCACCCGCCCTCAGTGGGGCTTTAAATGGGAAGAAGTCCGCCACCGCGGGCTCGACATTCTCGTTGTGCTCGACACCTCCAAAAGCATGCTGGCCACCGATATCCGCCCCAACCGCCTGAAACAGGCGCAGTGGGCCGTACGCGATTTCATCCGTCAGCTCAAAGGCGACCGCATCGGGCTGGTCGCATTTGCGGGCAGCAGCTTCCTGCAGTGCCCGGCAACCATCGACTATGCGGCCTTCACGATGATGCTCGACGACATTTATGCTGGAATCATCCCGCGCGGCGGAACCGCCATCGCCCAGGCGCTCGAAACGGCGGCGGACAGCTTCGAAAAAGGCAGCGAGGCCGATAAGGTCATCATTCTCATCACCGACGGCGAGGATCACGAAGGCGATCCGGAAAAGATGGCTGAAAAACTGAAGTCGGAAAAAATCCGGCTTTACTCTATCGGCGTCGGCACGCCCCAAGGGGAACTGATTCCGGCCGAGGGCGGCGGCTACATCAAGGACAGCCAGGGCCGCGTGGTGAAAAGTACGATCAACGAAACACTGCTCGAACAGCTCGCCCGCGAAACCGGCGGCTTCTACGTCCGCTCCGCGCCCGGCGACTTCGGCCTCGACCGCATCTACAAGCTCGGCATCTCCAACCTCCAGCGCGACGAGCAGGACACCCGTCTCGCAAAGGTCTACGAAGAACGATTCAGCTGGTTTGTCGCTGCCGCCCTGATTTTACTGTTCTCTGAAGCTCTCATTGCAGGAAAAGCGAAATGA
- a CDS encoding VWA domain-containing protein, translated as MRFANPYLLLLLLIVPLLLWWRGRRRRGSINFPDSALLLQLPVSLTVRLQPLFPILYTAGLVCLIVALARPQRGLQESRVNTEGVDIVLLLDLSTSMDTPDFAHNGQRVTRIDSAKAVIADFIQKRPDDRIGMVAFSALPYSVAPLTLDHSWLIQRMDGLRTGMLEDGTAIGDALASAVNRLRDSEAKSRIVVLVTDGENNRGELTPENAAQAAAALGIKIYTIGIGGGLPVRQGFFTQAPQQLDTTVLEQVADISKGRFFRAMDLNELKKVYDTIDQLEKTEIEMQQFTRYEETAQSWLIAAVLFLTLEKLLSLTRFGRLPE; from the coding sequence ATGAGATTTGCCAATCCATATCTGCTCCTGCTGCTGCTGATCGTCCCGCTGCTTCTGTGGTGGCGGGGTCGCAGGCGGCGCGGTTCAATCAACTTCCCCGACAGCGCCCTGCTGCTGCAGCTGCCCGTCAGCCTGACCGTGCGGCTTCAGCCGCTGTTCCCGATCCTGTACACCGCGGGACTGGTCTGCCTGATTGTCGCACTCGCCCGCCCGCAGCGCGGTCTGCAGGAAAGCCGCGTCAACACCGAGGGCGTCGACATCGTCCTGCTGCTCGACCTGTCCACCTCCATGGACACGCCGGACTTCGCACATAACGGACAGCGCGTCACCCGCATCGATTCCGCCAAAGCTGTGATTGCAGACTTTATCCAAAAACGTCCCGATGACCGCATCGGCATGGTCGCCTTTTCCGCGCTGCCCTACTCGGTCGCGCCGCTCACGCTCGATCACAGCTGGCTGATCCAGCGCATGGATGGACTGCGCACCGGCATGCTCGAAGACGGCACGGCAATCGGTGACGCGCTGGCGTCGGCAGTCAACCGCCTGCGCGACAGCGAAGCCAAGAGCCGCATCGTCGTGCTGGTGACCGACGGCGAAAACAACCGCGGCGAGCTGACGCCCGAAAACGCGGCGCAAGCCGCCGCCGCGCTCGGCATCAAAATCTACACCATCGGCATCGGCGGCGGACTGCCGGTGCGGCAGGGATTCTTTACACAGGCGCCGCAGCAGCTCGACACCACCGTCCTCGAACAGGTGGCAGACATCAGTAAAGGCCGTTTTTTCCGCGCGATGGACCTGAACGAATTGAAAAAGGTGTACGACACCATCGACCAGCTCGAAAAAACTGAAATCGAAATGCAGCAGTTTACCCGCTATGAAGAAACCGCGCAGAGCTGGCTGATCGCCGCCGTATTATTCCTGACCTTGGAAAAACTGCTTTCGCTCACACGCTTCGGGAGGCTTCCGGAATGA
- a CDS encoding GxxExxY protein has protein sequence MMEEKIKKLCDLVRETSYAIHKYHGTGHLEKVYENALVHRLQNAGLTVKQQQPLTVHDEDGTIIGEYFADIIIEDILIIELKACKTLADEHEAQVIGYLRSANIEHGLLINFGSYKFQIKKYILDKFDRRISTAKILSILLPFVPFALLRG, from the coding sequence ATGATGGAAGAAAAAATTAAAAAACTCTGCGATCTGGTTCGAGAAACATCATACGCCATCCACAAATATCACGGCACCGGCCATCTGGAAAAAGTATATGAAAATGCTCTGGTTCACCGCCTGCAAAACGCCGGGCTTACTGTCAAACAACAGCAACCGCTGACGGTTCATGACGAAGACGGAACAATAATCGGCGAGTACTTTGCGGACATCATTATTGAAGACATACTGATTATAGAACTCAAAGCCTGTAAAACACTGGCCGATGAACATGAAGCTCAAGTGATCGGCTACCTGCGATCCGCGAATATAGAACACGGACTTCTGATCAATTTCGGCTCCTATAAATTCCAGATCAAAAAATACATTCTGGACAAATTTGACCGCCGAATATCCACTGCAAAAATCTTATCCATCCTCCTTCCTTTTGTGCCCTTTGCGCTCCTTCGTGGCTAA
- a CDS encoding DUF58 domain-containing protein, with amino-acid sequence MNQTSNHKELLKKVRRIEIKTRHAVNDVFAGRYHSTFKGRGMEFDEVREYVPGDDIRSIDWNVTARTGVPHIKKFVEEREMTVMLMVDISGSNDFGSTPQLKRDLAAEVAAMLAFSATRNNDRIGLILFSDQVEKYIPPRKGPRHVLRIIKEVLSHEPQSTGTDAAPALDYLNHTQSRKAVTFLISDFIFPINCERPLKITARRHDLIAVAIGDNRERALPAAGLVEWRDPETGGRVLVDTSSAAVRRELLLAQEERIENLHRTLRRAGIDIIELFAGQPYDKPFIKFFRTRSSRR; translated from the coding sequence ATGAACCAGACCAGCAACCATAAAGAACTTCTGAAAAAAGTCAGAAGAATCGAAATCAAGACGCGTCACGCGGTCAACGACGTGTTTGCCGGACGCTACCACTCCACCTTTAAAGGGCGCGGAATGGAGTTCGACGAAGTGCGCGAGTATGTGCCCGGCGACGACATCCGCTCCATCGACTGGAACGTCACCGCGCGCACCGGCGTGCCGCATATCAAAAAGTTCGTCGAAGAACGCGAAATGACCGTCATGCTCATGGTCGACATCAGCGGCTCGAACGATTTCGGCAGCACGCCGCAACTCAAGCGCGATCTCGCCGCTGAGGTCGCCGCCATGCTCGCTTTTTCGGCCACGCGCAACAATGACCGCATCGGGCTGATCCTCTTCTCCGACCAGGTTGAAAAATACATTCCGCCGCGCAAAGGCCCGCGGCACGTCCTGCGTATCATCAAGGAAGTGCTCAGCCACGAACCGCAAAGCACCGGAACCGACGCGGCCCCCGCCCTCGACTATCTCAACCACACGCAAAGCCGCAAAGCGGTCACCTTCCTGATCAGCGACTTCATCTTTCCGATCAACTGCGAGCGCCCGCTGAAAATCACCGCCCGCCGCCACGATCTGATCGCCGTCGCCATCGGCGACAACCGTGAACGGGCTCTGCCCGCTGCCGGACTGGTCGAATGGCGCGACCCGGAAACCGGAGGTCGCGTACTGGTCGACACCTCCTCGGCCGCCGTGCGCCGCGAGCTGCTCCTCGCCCAGGAAGAGCGGATCGAAAATCTTCACCGGACCCTGCGCCGCGCCGGAATCGACATCATCGAGCTCTTCGCCGGACAACCCTACGACAAACCCTTCATCAAATTCTTCCGAACCCGAAGCAGCAGACGATGA
- a CDS encoding AAA family ATPase — protein sequence MAGLEVINEKVREASAFIPSLKAEIGKVIVGQDYLIDRLIIGMLSNGHVLLEGVPGLAKTLTVNTLASAMETSFQRIQFTPDLLPADLIGTLIYNPKDGDFFTKKGPVFSNIILADEINRAPAKVQSALLEAMQEHQVTIGDETFHLPEPFLVMATENPIEQEGTYPLPEAQVDRFMLKLNIDYPSRDEERKILARMAHTSTNIEVSPVITPATILEARKAVDEIYVDDKIKEYILDIVFATREPEKYNLDIADYLRYGASPRATLALTNGARAHAFLQGRGYVTPQDVKSIAPDILRHRIIVSYEAEADELTSDDIIEKLLSEIPVP from the coding sequence ATGGCAGGACTTGAAGTAATCAACGAAAAAGTGCGCGAAGCCAGCGCGTTTATTCCCTCGCTCAAGGCGGAAATCGGCAAGGTGATCGTCGGGCAGGATTACCTGATCGACCGTCTGATTATCGGCATGCTCTCCAATGGGCATGTTCTGCTCGAAGGAGTGCCCGGACTGGCCAAAACATTGACGGTCAATACACTGGCCTCCGCGATGGAAACCAGCTTCCAGCGTATTCAGTTCACCCCGGACCTGCTCCCCGCCGACCTGATCGGAACGCTGATCTACAACCCGAAAGACGGCGACTTTTTCACCAAAAAAGGACCGGTTTTCTCCAACATCATCCTCGCCGACGAAATCAACCGCGCCCCGGCCAAAGTACAAAGCGCCCTGCTCGAAGCCATGCAGGAACACCAGGTGACCATCGGCGACGAAACCTTCCATCTTCCGGAACCGTTCCTCGTCATGGCCACCGAAAACCCGATCGAACAGGAAGGAACCTATCCCCTGCCCGAGGCTCAGGTCGACCGCTTCATGCTCAAACTGAACATCGACTATCCGTCCCGCGACGAAGAACGAAAAATCCTCGCACGCATGGCGCACACCAGCACAAATATCGAGGTCAGTCCGGTCATCACCCCGGCCACTATTCTCGAAGCCCGCAAAGCGGTCGACGAAATCTATGTGGATGACAAAATCAAGGAATACATCCTCGACATCGTCTTCGCCACCCGCGAACCGGAAAAATACAATCTCGATATTGCCGACTACCTGCGCTACGGCGCCAGCCCGCGCGCCACGCTCGCGCTGACTAACGGCGCCCGCGCCCACGCCTTCCTGCAGGGCCGCGGATACGTCACCCCGCAGGATGTCAAATCCATCGCACCGGACATCCTCCGCCACCGCATCATCGTTTCCTATGAGGCCGAGGCGGACGAACTGACCAGCGATGACATCATCGAAAAACTGCTCTCAGAAATTCCGGTACCGTAA
- the clpB gene encoding ATP-dependent chaperone ClpB — protein MDFNQMTQKVREAFQAAQVLGAEAGHQQIDGEHLLLALLRQQDGLAPQLFERMEASTATAQARLEQELAKVPAVSGPGSEAGKIYVSPRLDKLLVTAQKEMKKLGDQFLSAEHLLLAFAGESGSAAHKILDEQAITRNGILDALKTIRGNQRVTSDNPEGVYDALKKYGQDLVELARSGKLDPVIGRDAEIRSVIRILSRKTKNNPVLIGEPGVGKTAIVEGLAHRIVRGDVPEGLKDKTIFALDMTSLMAGAKYRGEFEERLKAVLNEIKAAEGRIILFIDEVHSIVGAGKTEGSSDAGNMLKPMLARGELHCIGATTLDEHRKYIEKDAALERRFQPVLVDMPSVEDTISILRGLRERFEVHHGVRIKDTALVASAVLSDRYITERFLPDKAIDLMDEACASIRTEIDSLPAELDEITRKVMRLEIEETALKKEKDQASKERLETLQRELADLKAEAHTLRTQWENEKGGIQKVRDLREALELARRESEDAERNYDLERVAKLRHGTIPQLEKQLQKLEEKEQQDASTLLREEVTEEEIAEVISRWTGIPLTRLLEGEREKLLALSDHLHRRVIGQNEAVDTVADAVLRARAGINNPNRPIGAFLFLGPTGVGKTELARTLAYELFDSEEHMVRIDMSEYMEKHTVSRLVGAPPGYVGYEEGGQLTEAVRRKPYSVVLLDEIEKAHPDVFNILLQIFDDGRLTDSQGHTVSFKNTIVIMTSNIGSTLLLDGIDAQGHIAEQTREQVMDMLKGSFRPEFLNRLDDTVLFKPLTENEIGGIVDLLLDELRGRLRARDIRLEVGDDVKAHIIREGFDPVYGARPLKRYIQRHFETQLARDLIAGTISDGSTVHAEIVNGSLSFRT, from the coding sequence ATCGATTTCAACCAGATGACACAGAAGGTCCGCGAAGCATTTCAGGCCGCTCAGGTCCTGGGTGCCGAAGCCGGACATCAGCAGATTGACGGCGAACACCTGCTGCTGGCCCTGCTCCGCCAGCAGGACGGACTGGCCCCGCAACTGTTCGAACGCATGGAGGCGTCCACCGCCACCGCTCAGGCCCGACTCGAACAGGAACTGGCAAAAGTTCCCGCCGTGTCCGGTCCTGGATCAGAAGCCGGAAAAATTTATGTGAGCCCTCGGCTCGACAAGCTGCTGGTCACGGCTCAAAAAGAAATGAAAAAACTGGGCGACCAATTTCTCTCCGCCGAACACCTGCTGCTGGCCTTTGCCGGCGAAAGCGGCAGTGCCGCCCATAAAATTTTAGACGAACAGGCCATTACACGAAACGGCATCCTCGATGCACTCAAGACGATCCGCGGAAACCAGCGGGTGACCTCCGACAACCCGGAAGGGGTCTACGACGCACTCAAAAAATACGGACAGGACCTCGTCGAGCTGGCCCGCTCCGGCAAGCTCGATCCGGTCATCGGGCGCGATGCGGAAATCCGGTCGGTCATCCGCATCCTCTCGCGCAAGACCAAAAACAACCCGGTGCTGATCGGCGAACCCGGCGTCGGCAAAACCGCCATCGTCGAAGGCCTCGCCCACCGCATCGTGCGCGGCGACGTGCCCGAGGGACTCAAAGACAAAACCATCTTCGCGCTGGACATGACTTCACTGATGGCCGGCGCAAAATACCGGGGGGAATTTGAAGAACGCCTCAAGGCGGTGCTCAACGAAATCAAGGCCGCCGAGGGACGCATCATCCTGTTTATCGATGAGGTGCACAGCATTGTTGGCGCAGGAAAAACCGAAGGATCCAGCGACGCCGGCAATATGCTCAAACCCATGCTGGCGCGCGGCGAGCTGCACTGCATCGGCGCCACCACGCTCGACGAGCACCGCAAATACATCGAAAAGGACGCGGCGCTCGAGCGCCGCTTCCAGCCGGTGCTGGTTGACATGCCCAGCGTCGAAGACACGATCTCCATCCTGCGCGGACTGCGCGAGCGGTTCGAGGTGCATCACGGCGTGCGGATCAAAGATACCGCACTGGTTGCATCGGCCGTGCTGTCGGACCGCTATATCACGGAGCGGTTCCTGCCCGACAAAGCCATCGACCTGATGGACGAAGCCTGCGCTTCGATCCGTACCGAAATCGATTCGCTGCCCGCCGAACTTGACGAAATCACCCGCAAGGTCATGCGGCTTGAAATCGAAGAGACCGCGCTCAAGAAGGAGAAGGATCAAGCCAGCAAAGAGCGGCTTGAAACCCTTCAGCGCGAGCTCGCCGACCTGAAAGCCGAAGCCCATACGCTGCGCACGCAGTGGGAAAACGAGAAAGGCGGCATCCAGAAGGTGCGCGACCTGCGCGAAGCGCTCGAGCTCGCCCGCCGCGAAAGCGAAGATGCCGAACGCAACTACGATCTGGAGCGCGTCGCCAAACTGCGCCACGGCACCATTCCGCAACTCGAAAAACAGCTGCAGAAACTGGAAGAAAAAGAACAACAAGACGCCTCGACGCTGCTGCGCGAAGAAGTCACCGAAGAGGAAATCGCCGAAGTGATCTCCCGATGGACCGGCATTCCGCTCACCCGGCTGCTCGAAGGCGAGCGCGAAAAACTGCTGGCGCTCTCCGACCACCTGCACCGGCGGGTGATCGGCCAGAACGAAGCGGTCGACACCGTCGCCGACGCCGTACTGCGCGCCCGCGCCGGCATCAACAACCCCAACCGCCCGATCGGCGCATTCCTGTTCCTCGGCCCGACCGGCGTCGGCAAAACCGAACTGGCCCGCACGCTGGCGTACGAACTGTTCGACAGCGAAGAGCACATGGTGCGCATCGACATGAGCGAATATATGGAAAAGCATACCGTCTCGCGGCTCGTCGGGGCGCCTCCCGGCTACGTCGGCTATGAAGAAGGCGGACAGCTGACCGAAGCCGTCCGGCGCAAGCCCTACTCCGTGGTCCTGCTCGACGAAATCGAGAAGGCGCACCCGGATGTCTTCAACATTCTGCTGCAGATTTTCGACGACGGCCGGCTGACCGATTCACAGGGCCACACCGTCAGTTTCAAAAACACCATCGTCATCATGACCAGCAACATCGGCTCGACCCTGCTGCTCGACGGGATTGATGCCCAGGGACATATCGCGGAGCAAACCCGCGAGCAGGTCATGGACATGCTGAAGGGCAGCTTCCGCCCCGAGTTCCTGAACCGGCTCGACGACACCGTGCTGTTCAAGCCGCTCACGGAAAATGAAATCGGCGGCATTGTCGACCTGCTGCTCGACGAACTGCGCGGCCGGCTCAGAGCCCGCGACATCCGGCTGGAGGTCGGCGACGACGTCAAGGCGCACATCATCCGGGAAGGATTTGATCCGGTCTACGGCGCCCGCCCGCTCAAGCGCTACATCCAGCGGCACTTTGAAACCCAGCTGGCTCGGGATCTGATCGCCGGAACCATCAGCGACGGCAGCACCGTACATGCAGAAATAGTCAACGGCTCGCTGAGTTTCCGTACATAG
- a CDS encoding HPF/RaiA family ribosome-associated protein, with the protein MQNIATDKSLNLHIQFRHMEPSAAIKQLIQEYAAKLPRFGAESGLCTVVIDETHHWNKGGIYHVSARLKVPRKKLLISTIQQESTQLDHLHSAIRLAFEDIERQLKKQKSKRRRYTAEQLTA; encoded by the coding sequence ATGCAGAACATCGCAACCGACAAATCGTTAAACCTTCACATTCAATTCCGTCACATGGAACCATCAGCTGCCATCAAGCAGCTCATTCAGGAATATGCGGCGAAGCTGCCGCGGTTTGGAGCAGAGTCCGGTTTATGCACCGTGGTCATCGACGAAACTCACCACTGGAATAAAGGCGGAATCTACCACGTATCCGCCCGGCTGAAGGTCCCAAGAAAAAAACTGCTCATATCAACAATTCAGCAGGAAAGCACCCAGTTGGATCATCTTCACTCGGCCATCCGCCTTGCATTTGAAGATATCGAACGTCAGCTGAAAAAACAGAAGAGCAAACGCCGCCGTTACACCGCAGAACAGCTGACAGCATAA